A DNA window from Doryrhamphus excisus isolate RoL2022-K1 chromosome 2, RoL_Dexc_1.0, whole genome shotgun sequence contains the following coding sequences:
- the niban2a gene encoding protein Niban 2a gives MGDVVSSHLDEGKREMITGKTRDVMRQFSDVYEQQYAVALFNSVRYEIEGGGGPQSQLLHRKDPLAGRSIFSGNLFQYLEENRKWRNRFVSVPNNYSINLYESRTAQERGLHPKITINCAGYRALTSMEEYIELINNSLPGIKSNLGSSPFIKCATQFPLILWHPYARHHYFCVMTEKEQQKWHAVLQDCVRHCNNGLPEDCTVQTPAFTDTVRLYRQAQGHYGTWDMMCGTPPQILANLVMETLHPELRNVIGPRLKGKTQQRQRNWMFISDAVYRQVLAQTTHQYDALLEGCESQKVLLDARLRTNMDQVIASKEHVSSKIRALVLPKAESLLKRSVQTYISSILEALMEPTSRGFAEVREVFFREVVEISKNLLNGGGKEKLGEHMERLSMLAFHPVKMQSCYEKVEELNLEGLQQRFDVSSPSVFVSRAQILMREQMDNAVHTFEQLLQQSLAAQGDNDLCKTIQGCQDRVLKKYDYDSSTVRKKFFREALLQIIIPYMLQQLSPSCTPELPRFKELIFADFSRFLLVENLFEEVVLQSVTKDIMMAVKEAAVQRRHNLYRDSIVMTNSDPNLHLLGENSPVDWAAKFCSEETEGSNSSGEDGGSGKRRKQVVSMIQLDGVPLPYESCLEVPGVELIPEEGSGASKEEEDDEPNVDPCTEPKSPDSVEEIRDLINPVVEVVLPDEAHGDTPNGTVSPDDDVQEEVSHVTTVVEDVPHDRRSPRSLLRQLVGNRNQEAEKEEAAIKSAIEEIDLAVQEGDGKQTAASPSVTPSQPPLATDSSPREEAVRKSLNGEDTVIDAVEVEVVVA, from the exons ATGGGGGACGTTGTTTCATCTCACCTGGATGAAGGCAAGCGGGAGATGATTACAG GAAAGACCAGAGATGTGATGAGACAGTTCAGTGACGTGTATGAACAGCAGTACGCGGTTGCTCTCTTCAACAGCGTCCGCTACGAGATTGAAGGAGGAGGTGGGCCGCAGTCGCAGCTGCTACACAGAAAG GACCCTTTGGCTGGCCGATCGATCTTTTCAGGAAACTTGTTTCAGTACCTAGAGGAGAATCGCAAGTGGAGAAATCGCTTTGTATCAGTGCCAAACAACTACAGCATCAACCTCTATGAGAGCAGAACC GCACAGGAGCGGGGACTGCATCCCAAAATAACCATCAACTGTGCCGGCTACAGGGCCTTGACCTCCATGGAAGAGTACATTGAACTCATTAACAACAGCCTTCCAG GTATTAAATCCAATTTGGGAAGCAGTCCTTTCATCAAATGTGCGACTCAGTTCCCTCTCATCCTGTGGCACCCGTACGCTCGGCACCATTACTTCTGTGTGATGACCGAGAAGGAGCAGCAGAAGTGGCACGCCGTTTTGCAGGACTGTGTCCGGCACTGTAACAATG GTCTGCCGGAGGACTGCACCGTTCAGACGCCGGCATTCACCGACACTGTGAGACTGTACAGACAAGCccagggacactatgggacctGGGATATGATGTGTGGAACTCCACCACAG ATTCTGGCGAACCTCGTGATGGAGACCCTCCATCCTGAGTTGAGAAATGTGATCGGGCCTCGTCTGAAGGGGAAGACACAGCAGAGACAGAGGAATTGGATGTTT ATATCTGATGCAGTTTACAGGCAGGTTTTGGCCCAGACCACCCATCAATATGATGCTCTGCTTGAAGGCTGTGAGTCTCAGAAGGTTCTACTGGATGCGAGGCTGAGAACCAACATGGACCAGGTCATTGCTTCCAAAGAGCATGTCAGCAGCAAGATCCGAG CCTTGGTGTTGCCCAAAGCAGAGTCTCTCCTGAAGAGGAGCGTCCAAACCTATATCAGCTCCATCTTGGAGGCCCTGATGGAGCCCACCAGCCGAGGTTTTGCAGAGGTCAGAGAGGTTTTCTTCAGGGAGGTGGTGGAGATCAGCAAGAACTTGTTAAATGGAGGAGGCAAAGAGAAGCTGGGAGAG catatGGAAAGGCTCTCCATGCTCGCCTTCCATCCGGTCAAAATGCAGAGCTGCTACGAAAAGGTGGAGGAGCTCAACCTGGAGGGGCTGCAGCAAAGGTTCGACGTATCCAGCCCCTCCGTGTTTGTCAGCAGGGCTCAGATCCTCATGAGGGAG CAAATGGACAATGCAGTACACACCTTTGAGCAGCTGCTGCAGCAGTCTTTGGCTGCTCAGGGAGACAACGACTTGTGCAAAACTATCCAAGGGTGCCAGGACAGAGTTCTCAAG AAATATGATTATGACAGCAGCACAGTACGCAAGAAATTCTTCAGAGAGGCTCTGCTGCAGATCATAATCCCTTACATGCTGCAGCAGCTCTCCCCATCTTGCACGCCC GAGCTGCCACGTTTTAAAGAGCTCATCTTTGCCGATTTTTCACGCTTCCTGCTTGTTGAAAATCTGTTTGAAGAGGTGGTGCTGCAGTCCGTCACCAAGGACATCATGATGG ctgTGAAGGAGGCTGCCGTCCAGAGGAGGCACAACCTCTACAGGGACAGCATTGTGATGACCAACAGCGACCCCAATCTCCATCTACTGGGGGAAAACTCACCGGTGGACTGGGCCGCCAAATTCTGTAGCGAGGAGACCGAGGGTTCCAACAGCAGTGGGGAGGATGGAGGTTCGGGTAAACGACGCAAGCAGGTGGTGTCCATGATCCAGTTGGATGGAGTACCTCTGCCATATGAGTCATGTTTGGAGGTTCCTGGGGTGGAGCTCATCCCGGAAGAGGGCTCTGGTGCatccaaggaggaggaggacgacgaaCCCAATGTGGACCCGTGCACGGAGCCCAAGTCTCCTGATAGTGTGGAGGAAATCCGAGATCTCATCAATCCCGTGGTGGAAGTGGTGCTACCGGACGAAGCCCACGGCGACACCCCCAACGGGACGGTCAGCCCGGACGACGACGTGCAGGAGGAGGTGAGCCACGTCACCACCGTCGTGGAAGATGTCCCGCATGACAGGAGATCTCCACGCTCGCTCCTTCGGCAGCTGGTGGGAAACAGGAACCAGGAAGCTGAGAAGGAGGAAGCGGCCATTAAAAGCGCCATCGAGGAGATAGATTTAGCGGTACAGGAAGGCGACGGCAAACAAACTGCAGCGTCTCCTTCCGTGACGCCATCACAGCCTCCATTGGCGACAGACTCCAGCCCACGTGAGGAGGCAGTCAGAAAGAGCCTGAATGGGGAGGACACCGTCATCGATGCTGTCGAGGTGGAAGTGGTCGTGGCGTAG